One Echeneis naucrates chromosome 16, fEcheNa1.1, whole genome shotgun sequence DNA window includes the following coding sequences:
- the LOC115056990 gene encoding solute carrier family 45 member 3 — protein MPGWRSQWRLVLLNSLTCGLEICVAAGITYVPPLLLEAGVEERYMTMVLGIGPVLGLLFIPLIGSASDHCNSSYGRRRPFIWLLSFGVLLALFIIPHADVLAARLTWGGRTLQVGFLIFGVGLLDFCGQVCFTPLEALLSDLYRDEEDCGQAFAMFSFMVSLGGCVGYLLPALDWSRGILSVYLGSQAECLFSLLILIFISSVLITMKVSEEPSFASGGLAGSGSLLESGAGAMEAGRCGVPRSCCYLLKCKLRLLKSGPLLCLLRTCWSMTPAIYRSYCHVPRVMRQLCVAQLCSWMAVMSFMLFYTDFVGEGLYEGVPSALPGTVSRQRYDEGIRMGSLGLFLQCATSTFFSLVMSRLVCHFGSRWVYLSSIVSFTLSTLVICLSKSVVLVTVMAALTGYAYATLQTLPYTLTCHYHKEKEIYMPKRTTKSKLKNGITTKRDSVYLTPVEEEGGRNLKTGAAYGHTFLGQDGYEHYPNPLSQNGSSHSAGTEQEEADFGYDKRGVGLDFAILDSTFLLSQVFPTLFMGMIVQFAQSVTAYIACSAIFGAVAIYLASQIVFDQKDLKS, from the exons ATGCCTGGATGGAGGTCTCAGTGGCGTCTCGTCCTGTTGAACTCCCTGACCTGTGGCCTGGAGATCTGTGTGGCAGCTGGGATCACATATGTGCCTCCACTGCTGCTGGAGGCTGGGGTGGAGGAGCGCTACATGACCATGGTGCTAG GTATTGGTCCAGTGCTTGGGCTCCTATTTATCCCTCTGATCGGCTCAGCCAGTGACCACTGCAACAGCAGTTATGGCAGACGGCGGCCTTTCATCTGGCTTCTGTCCTTCGGAGTCCTCCTTGCACTTTTCATCATTCCCCATGCTGACGTCCTGGCTGCTCGTCTTACCTGGGGTGGGCGCACCCTTCAG GTGGGCTTCCTTATCTTTGGTGTGGGACTCCTTGACTTTTGCGGGCAAGTGTGCTTCACACCATTGGAGGCTCTTTTGTCTGACCTATACCGAGACGAGGAAGACTGTGGCCAAGCCTTCGCCATGTTTTCCTTCATGGTCAGCTTGGGAGGATGTGTGGGTtatttgcttcctgcactggaCTGGAGTCGTGGGATACTTTCTGTTTACCTAGGAAGCCAGGCGGAGtgcctcttctccctcctcatcctcatcttcatctccagTGTACTTATCACCATGAAGGTGTCTGAGGAACCCTCATTTGCCAGTGGTGGCTTGGCGGGGTCTGGATCTTTGCTGGAGTCAGGGGCTGGTGCTATGGAGGCTGGCCGGTGTGGCGTGCCACGCTCGTGCTGTTACCTGCTGAAGTGCAAGCTGAGGCTTCTGAAGTCTGGGCCCCTGCTGTGCTTACTGAGAACGTGTTGGTCAATGACTCCAGCTATCTACAGGAGTTACTGCCATGTCCCACGAGTGATGAGGCAGCTGTGTGTggctcagctctgcagctggaTGGCTGTCATGTCTTTTATGCTTTTCTACACAGACTTTGTGGGGGAAGGCCTGTATGAAGGCGTGCCCAGCGCATTACCAGGAACTGTGTCCAGGCAGAGATATGATGAAG GCATCCGAATGGGCAGTCTGGGCCTGTTCCTGCAGTGTGCTACCTCTACCTTCTTCTCCCTGGTCATGAGCCGGTTGGTTTGCCACTTTGGCTCACGGTGGGTCTACCTGAGCAGTATTGTGAGCTTCACGCTCTCTACTTTGGTCATCTGCCTGTCCAAAAGTGTGGTCTTGGTCACTGTAATGGCAGCTCTCACTGGCTATGCGTACGCCACGCTGCAGACTCTGCCTTACACACTTACCTGCCATTATCACAAGGAAAAAGAG ATTTACATGCCAAAAAGGACAACCAAAAGCAAACTTAAAAATGGTATTACTACCAAGCGAGACTCTGTGTATTTGACTCCAGTGGAAGAGGAAGGTGGACGAAACCTCAAAACGGGGGCTGCCTATGGGCATACCTTCCTTGGCCAGGACGGTTACGAGCACTACCCCAACCCGCTCAGTCAGAACGGCTCATCTCACAGCGCTGGCACTGAACAGGAGGAGGCAGACTTTGGGTATGACAAACGTGGCGTGGGTTTGGACTTTGCCATCTTAGACAgcaccttcctcctctctcaggtTTTCCCCACCCTCTTCATGGGCATGATCGTTCAATTCGCACAGTCTGTCACTGCCTACATTGCCTGTTCTGCCATCTTTGGTGCTGTTGCCATCTACCTGGCCAGTCAAATTGTCTTTGACCAAAAGGACCTCAAAAGCTGA